In Pochonia chlamydosporia 170 chromosome Unknown PCv3seq00035, whole genome shotgun sequence, one genomic interval encodes:
- a CDS encoding ribonuclease H-like protein (similar to Metarhizium robertsii ARSEF 23 XP_007826547.1), with the protein MFSELSSSSPSPLSQLGVSPPRVEHSSSPAVSSSGISLPTTPSPRPRGTAVDFITVNGHSGAARSGQNGPDSNAILAAKTRGHGGSNTDCFARGFKKKSDFCFVCSTGASIKKHLRTVHGILSPKESVHCGGGSLLHNRTITHFLDADFSNPNDQFLISNLRGQFNIRGLRVLLLDWITYHNLPFEIVNTERFQRILLYGNPLLDKTHIPSAKTLFRMLESEYRGALGPETEVLRNVRSQIHFSFDGWTSKSYVSFLGINAQFVDSDFVQHRILLGLRPLSGRHTGACLADEVADTLAFWQINDPDKIGYFTLDNAANNNTCIRELALEYGFSPEERRIRCACHVINLCVRATLYGSKQDNLAAIVAADGNDEDDVEERVDQAINEVLDGELKDDEGETWPDVAVSNPTEDFTSSHPVPEEINGTTFREYSRSGAAGMLHNIGLQLRGSPQLYEQFLQSQRKESGKESTLHWVFNNATRWDSDKRMMERALRLRPALTTFFNDVQNRWESEGACENSKPAVLQYRLSGYDWKVIEMLVKLLKPFEIATKQLQGSGVPGERSTCGSFDEYFPIFEMLLDHLESAIEGTIYEETEDPVTRKRTDIEVAIYEGLDNRTRRLFKVFIKLGGKKLHKYYALLTSGAYAGAVIFNPAKKWRLLDQLWSRVPTRKAQGWRADYEEKLLQIRENNYRGRNVDNSALDTSDEAPMDYIERRLARSAASSAFAKNPLGAASNLRKTARKTKQTTAEAAMDDEYSRYCAEDIVNSQYYRSRSVDWWKTNAYRYPRLSIMAVDMLSIPSSSAESERTFSSAGLMTAPLRGRLAREIVAMAQCIRSWSKAGIYTPSLPLCDLSDDEWVGVLASLKNGSDS; encoded by the exons ATGTTCTCGGAGCTGTCTTCTTCCAGTCCTTCGCCATTGAGCCAGCTTGGCGTGTCGCCGCCACGTGTGGAGCACTCTTCTTCGCCCGCCGTCTCGTCTTCGGGAATCTCCTtaccaacaacaccatcgccgCGTCCTCGTGGGACTGCCGTCGACTTTATCACAGTTAATGGTCACTCTGGGGCCGCCAGGAGTGGGCAAAATGGCCCGGATTCGAACGCTATACTGGCGGCCAAGACACGAGGGCATGGTGGCAGCAATACGG ATTGCTTCGCCCGAGGCTTTAAGAAGAAGTCGgatttctgcttcgtctgcTCCACAGGGGCCTCTATCAAGAAACACCTTCGCACAGTCCACGGGATACTT TCTCCCAAGGAGTCTGTTCATTGCGGCGGAGGCTCATTGTTGCATAACCGGACTATCACGCACTTCCTCGATGCCGATTTCAGCAATCCGAATGATCAGTTTCTCATCAGTAACCTGCGTGGACAATTCAATATCAGAGGTCTTCGCGTTCTGCTTCTCGACTGGATTACATATCACAACTTACCGTTTGAGATTGTGAATACTGAGCGGTTCCAGCGTATCCTCCTCTACGGCAACCCACTGCTCGATAAGACCCATATTCCCTCTGCGAAGACCCTTTTTCGCATGCTCGAATCTGAGTACAGAGGCGCCCTTGGACCAGAGACGGAGGTGCTGCGCAATGTTCGATCCCAAATACATTTTTCCTTCGATGGCTGGACGTCGAAATCCTACGTGTCATTCCTTGGGATCAACGCGCAGTTTGTTGATAGCGACTTCGTCCAGCATCGAATCCTCCTTGGGCTTCGGCCCCTCAGCGGACGTCATACTGGCGCATGCCTTGCTGACGAGGTAGCGGATACGCTTGCATTCTGGCAAATCAATGATCCTGACAAGATTGGGTACTTTACTCTCGACAACGCAGCAAACAACAATACGTGCATTAGGGAGCTCGCACTCGAGTACGGCTTCTCACCTGAAGAGCGACGCATTCGATGTGCTTGCCATGTTATCAACCTCTGCGTGCGGGCCACGCTCTATGGTTCCAAGCAGGACAATTTGGCTGCGATTGTCGCAGCTGACGGCaacgatgaggacgatgtgGAGGAACGGGTAGACCAAGCTATTAACGAGGTGCTGGATGGAGAGTTGAAAGACGACGAAGGCGAGACGTGGCCTGACGTTGCTGTCAGTAACCCAACTGAAGACTTCACATCCTCCCACCCGGTTCCGGAAGAGATTAACGGTACCACGTTCAGGGAGTATAGCCGGAGCGGCGCGGCGGGAATGCTGCATAACATCGGGCTTCAACTGCGAGGGAGCCCACAGTTATATGAGCAATTTCTCCAGTCTCAACGTAAAGAATCCGGTAAGGAATCAACACTCCACTGGGTGTTTAACAATGCCACCCGATGGGACTCAGACAAGCGCATGATGGAGAGAGCTCTCCGCCTCCGCCCGGCACTTACTACATTTTTCAATGATGTTCAGAATCGCTGGGAATCTGAGGGTGCTTGTGAGAACTCCAAGCCAGCGGTTCTTCAGTATCGGCTAAGTGGGTACGACTGGAAGGTTATCGAGATGCTGGTCAAACTTCTGAAGCCTTTTGAAATTGCCACTAAGCAGCTTCAGGGCAGCGGTGTCCCCGGTGAGAGATCGACTTGTGGCAGTTTCGACGAGTATTTCCCTATTTTCGAGATGCTCCTTGACCATCTCGAAAGTGCCATCGAAGGTACAATCTACGAGGAAACGGAGGACCCGGTGACCAGGAAGAGGACTGATATCGAGGTTGCCATTTACGAGGGACTTGATAACAGAACTCGGAGATTGTTCAAGGTTTTTATTAAACTGGGGGGGAAAAAACTTCATAAGTACTATGCTCTTCTGACGAGTGGTGCATATGCGGGCGCCGTTATTTTTAACCCCGCGAAGAAGTGGCGTCTTCTCGACCAACTGTGGTCTCGAGTTCCTACTCGTAAGGCGCAGGGTTGGCGAGCTGACTACGAAGAGAAGCTCCTGCAGATCCGGGAGAACAACTATAGGGGGCGTAATGTTGACAATAGCGCCCTCGACACAAGTGATGAAGCCCCAATGGATTATATCGAGCGCAGGCTTGCAAGGAGCGCCGCCAGCTCGGCATTTGCCAAGAATCCACTTGGCGCCGCTTCCAACCTCCGCAAGACAGCCCGTAAGACGAAACAGACGACCGCGGAGGCAGCGATGGATGATGAATATTCTAGGTACTGCGCTGAGGATATCGTCAACAGTCAGTACTACAGGAGCAGATCAGTCGATTGGTGGAAAACCAACGCCTACCGCTACCCTCGGTTGTCCATTATGGCCGTTGATATGCTTAGCATCCCCTCATCGTCTGCTGAGAGCGAGAGGACGTTTAGTAGTGCAGGACTGATGACAGCGCCGTTGAGAGGCAGGTTGGCCAGGGAGATAGTGGCTATGGCTCAGTGTATCCGGTCATGGAGTAAGGCTGGGATCTACACGCCTTCGCTGCCCTTGTGTGACCTaagtgatgatgaatgggtTGGTGTATTGGCGTCGCTGAAGAACGGCAGCGACTCCTGA
- a CDS encoding fot5 transposase (similar to Colletotrichum gloeosporioides Nara gc5 XP_007277752.1): protein MANRLLADRDAPPVGSRWASNFVKRHKELTTRFTRRYDYQRALCEDPKIIKPWFELVRNTVAKYGILDEDFHNFDEAGFMMGVISTTIVVTSSERRGKANLAQPGDREWVSVLQSINSRGEAIPPFIIVAGQYHLANWYEDSALPKDWVISTTHNG, encoded by the coding sequence ATGGCAAATCGTCTGCTTGCCgatcgcgacgcgcctcCTGTGGGATCgcgatgggcttcaaacttcgttAAGCGCCACAAAGAGCTTACcacgcgttttacgcgtcGATATGACTATcagagggccttatgcgaagatccaaagataattaagccttggtttgagcttgtacgcaacactgtcgcgaaatacggcatcctAGATGAGGATTTCCATaactttgacgaggctggctttatgatgggcgtgatctcaaccacaataGTTGTTACAAGCTCTGAAAGACGTGGCAAGGCAAATCTAGCTCAGCCAGGTgatagagaatgggtttcAGTACTtcaatctattaattctcgAGGGGAGGCTATCCCGCCATTTATTATCGTTGCGGGGCAATATCACCTCGCTAACTGGTACGAAGATAGCGCGTTAccaaaggattgggttatctcAACAACTCATAACGGCTAg